The nucleotide sequence CAGGTGGCCGATGACAGCGCAGGACAAACGACAGTGGGACAGCTTGCAGAGCGCATTGCTGGCGCTGTCTTTTCAACTGATGCTGATTGGAAGAAATTCTTTAAAGAACGTTTTCTGATCATCCCGGATAACGTATTCAGCTTTCTGGCTGAAACTGCCACCGAGGTGCGGGCGAGGATCAAGCTGAAAGAAGGCACCCGAACAGTGGAAGAGGGGGCCTTGTGGTATGAAGAAAATCTGCCTGCTGAAACCCTGCTCTGGGGCATTATCGGCTGTGACCGTTCCCGCCGGGATAAAGACGGGCCGAACGCCGACCAGCTTATGCAGCATTTCCGGGATGAGATCGGTATGGAAAAAAGTTTACAAATCGGTGGCAATGCCACGGTCGGGCGGGGCCGGGTGCGTTGGATTCCCGGACCGGTGGGGGGCTGAGCCATGCAGACACGACAGCAAAAGGATTCCCTCCGAGCCTTGGAAGATGTACAGGCAATCAGAGACAGTAATGAAGATGACCTGAAGAAAACCTATGCCAGGGCCGTCTACCGCTTTCCCTTTTTGGTTCGGCAGAACGGTCTACAACAAACACTTGGTTTTTATGAGGGTAAGGCCAAGGATTCGTCCTCGTCAGGAACCGAGGGAGACGTTTCACACGGTAACGCTGAAGAAGAATTTTTAAAACATATTGCTCAGGTGCTGGGTATTGAAAGAAGTGACTTAATTTCTACGATCTCAGGGGCTGATGTAGAAAAATACATGTATCTATCCCGCCGCTGCCTTGAGGTTGCACTTTGGTATCGACGATTTACAGCGAGTGTTCTTGGCGTTGATATTACGGGAAATCCAACTGAAGAGCAGGTGACAGCCGAGGGAGGCAAAGAATAATGTCATTTCAGATGATCCGACCTAAGCTTCCTCACAAAAGAGAGACTGATCAAACAGATTGGCAAAACTCTAGCCTATTTCTTGACAAGGGATTTCAAAAATGGGAGACAAACGATGGTGATAGGGGAGAAGCCATAGGCAAGCACATCAAGGTTGCTTGCGAAATAGATGTACCTGAAGTCTACAAGGCAGCCTACACTCGATGGCTTGGAGAAACCGCCAACAAAGAGAGCTTTGCCCGTTGGTTTGGCAAACTCGATGGTACCCGTCTGTTCATTGGTTTAGGCATGGACCATGCACTGGAGGCCCAGGTCTGCCGTCACCCTGTCTACGGGATGCCCTATATTCCCGGCTCTGCCCTGAAAGGACTGGCCCGTGCTGAGGCGAAAAGATATGCCAAGAAACAGGAAGAGGAAGAATCAAAAAAATTCAACAAAGTGATTGATATTCTGTTCGGACCGGATTGCAATGACTCGGATGATCCCGAGGCCGAAGCTAATACCGGCTACCTGATTTTTCACGATGCTTGGTGGATTCCCGGCGGAAAAGCAGGAGGATGTCAACAAAAGCCCTATATCCCGGAGATCGTCACGGTTCATGCGGTTGAATATTATACAAATCAAGGGAAAAAAGAAGCACCGCATCCTGATATGGAATCCCCCAACCCTAACCACCAAATCGCTGTTCAAGGGAGCTTTTATTTTGTGGTCGAAGGTGTGCAGCAATGGGCGGAACTGGGCATGAAATTTCTTACCTTGGGACTACAAGAAGAAGGAATTGGCGGTAAGATTAGCGCTGGGTACGGGTATTTTGTATGGGATGAAAAAACTAAAAAAAATGGTGAGAATATCGCCAGAGAATGGGTCCAAAAAACCAAAGAAGCACAACAGCAAGTACGGATTAACAATCTAAGTGAATCTGAATACTTGGTTTATACGCTAAACAAACTGGTGGAGGAATATCAAAAAAACTCAAAGGTATTAGGGGAACGAGGAAGGAGTAAAATCCTACAGCAGGCTGCCGAGATTGAAAAGTACGAAAAATGGCCCGCACTATACAATAAAGAGAATGCCTTGGTGGCTGTTGCTCATGCCAAATCTGTAGCCACAATTACGAAAAAAAGAGCAGCAAAAAACGAAACCACAAACCACCATCGCAGAAAAAAATCGAAGCTAGAGCCAGAAAACGTCAGAAACAAAAGAATAAGAAGTAACTCTGACTATCCCGAAGGGATTCTATTCACCAGCAAAGGGTAACACCCTGGGTTAAGGACTTTACCCCGACTCGCTACCACGAATTTCATCGCAAACCATACAAGGTGTCAAGCATGAATGATCTCAAAACCTGGTTGGAAAATATGGTCTTAACCTACAAGGTAATAACAATTATAATTTCCGGTGGGATACTATCTTTTTTTATTTATTTTTGGAGATATATAAAAGTTCAGTGGCGGTTTGGAAGAAATCTAAAAAGAGAAGTATACTTTCTGAAAACATCAGGCAAACATGACCTGCAAGCTGAACGAAAGAAACTGATTGATTTGAATGTATTTAATATAGCTGGAGAAGTTAAAGACATCTCAACGTCCACAAAAATATTGCAACCGATAAATAAAAATGCTGTTTATATCGTTGGCTACGATACTGACTATACTAGATATAAAGAACTTTTTGAGTCGGCAAAACCATCCGTCCCTATTATCATATTTGCCGATCAAAGAGAGATACAAAAATCAGAGCATTGGACAATATTCAATGAATATATTTATTGCGATGTAGCCAATACAACACATCGTCTTGCAATTATTTTGCTAAGTACATTGAAAATTGTGTGAATAGCTTGATCAACAATTCGACCTCCCAAAAAACTAATCAAACAATATCACAACACTTTTCAACCATCTCCCCAACTCAAAACCTGATACCGCCCAAACCCCTTACTAGCCTGCTTACCAATATGCAACCACTGGCCGAGCCAGAGAAAAGGCCAGAACAGCTCCGGGTCCCTGGGCGCAAAATCCACTGTTCCCAGAAATCCCCTCAACTCCACCTCCCTCCCCTGTCGCGCTGACCACCAGGTGGTGGTATGCGAGCGCAGGGCAATATTCATGACTTCGGACTGGGCCGCGCAGTCCTTGAGGGCCCGAAAATCGGCCTCCAGGGGACAGCCCATGTAAAAATACTGAAGCAGAGAAACACGCCGGATCACAGCCATGAGCAACCGGCTGATCTCAAGGGTCTCTGGGCGGAAGGACTTGTCCGAGGGCAGATAGGGGGTGAGGAAGTGCAGCCGCAGAGCTGCGGGCGCAGGCGGCACCAGAGCTTGCTCCATAATACTGTCCTGAACCTCGCCCTGCTGATCCCAGATCAGCCGCTGGCCACCCGGCAACACCTGAGCAACTTGGAGCAATTCCGCCTTTGCCCTGTCCGAGCCAAACCCCAAGCGCCCGGATTTCTCCATAGCCCGAATCACCGCAGGCAGGCGTTTGCAGGCAGCCCCGGCTAGCACCAGGCCGTGGCTGAATTGTCCACCCGGCGAGATGCTCGCCGCACCGCATTGGTCGCTGTGAAAGATATGGGGCAACGGCACCGTGCCCACCTTGCGCATGATCTCCGCTTCTGGCGGCCTGGGGCCTTTGATGAAAAAGGCAAAATCGCATTGATGGCAAAGCATGCAGTCGGCACAGTCAGCATTGGGGGCAATACAGCTCTGCTGGTGCAGGGCCAGCCCGAACACACTGCGGCGGAGCGGGTCGGAAAAGAGCGGCAGGGTCAGGGGATCACGGGCCGTAAAGGTGAAACGGTATTCGGCAAGAATGAGATGGGGTGTGCAAGGTTGCATATCATGCCTTCTGTCTGAAAAAATGTTTCGCGTGGAGGGCTGTAGGGGCACGACGTGCCGTGCCCTTACTTCACCTCAATAACCCGAAAGCCCTGATTACCAAAGCAGTAGATGACAAACAGGGCAATCCGTGCCCCTGGGTATTCCTGGCGCAGACCGTCGGCATAGCCAGCGATCTGTTCTGTATCTTGGGGCCGAAGCTGAAAATCCGCAATACTGGTTTTCATTTTTTTAAATTCGCTGTTGGAAAAATACTTAAATTCAATCACCCAGCGCAGGCCTGCGTAGATTTCGTTATACTTGGGCTTGTCAGTGGTCCATTCATTTTGAAAGGCTTTTTTCGCAAGGATACCCTGATGCTTACTTGCTGTTCAAGCACACATAATACACAGATGCGGCTTGTTTGTCAGGTCGGATAAGGGGCGTTAGGGGAAAATGATGTTTTTTGAGGGGATTGCTGACTGATGCTTGCTGTTTTTCGTTTCCAGTAGCTCCAGCATATGTTACTATTATACCTGTCTTTAGATTGTTATGAGTAGGGGAACCGTCAAGCAATGGCTGGCGGAGATGATAGCGCAGGTGGTTTGTGCCTACTGAGAGAAAGGGGGGAAATCGGCCGGACATGGAATTTTTTCAGGTTATTTTTTCTCGTTGTCATTATTCGTCATGATTAAAAAAATGCATTTATAATTTTGATTTTTCAGGTAAAAATATTTTGAAAAACACTGTAAATTCAACTTTTAATACTGATTATGACAAAGTAGTCACGATGTCGTGCAACGAATTGTATTATCGCTTGTAATGCCGATTCAAAATTCACAACTTTCAAAACCCGTTTCCATGTCGTTTTTTTACTTGCTTAATCTGCTGAATCTACTATCGTTTGAAGCAAGGCCGCTGTCGTAGCACCTACCCTATGAAGAGGGTATTAAGACTTGGGCAGTTCCTCCCGTCCAAGAAAACTGGATGTCGTAGCACCTACCCTATGAAGAGGGTATTAAGACACAAGCATGGAGCAGGCTACAAGCCTGCTCCGTGTCGTAGCACCTACCCTATGAAGAGGGTATTAAGACGGGTAGGGATTTTACCAGCCAGAATAGTCCAAAGAGTCGTAGCACCTACCCTATGAAGAGGGTATTAAGACTTGATCGCTTGCCCGTAGCACCAGACATTCCGGTCGTAGCACCTACCCTATGAAGAGGGTATTAAGACCCATTTTGCCTAACTCTTTAAGTATCTGCTCGATGTCGTAGCACCTACCCTATGAAGAGGGTATTAAGACCTCTGAAAGTAACCTCCTCCACCTCATAGTACGCTGTCGTAGCACCTACCCTATGAAGAGGGTATTAAGACAGCGATGATGTTGCGGGGTGTAAAAATCTTTTTCACGTCGTAGCACCTACCCTATGAAGAGGGTATTAAGACGCCATTCGTGAGCCTCTTCTTCAGAGAAGAAAGTCGTAGCACCTACCCTATGAAGAGGGTATTAAGACTGAGACGAGGAAGGACTTCCTCCCTCGTTTCCGTCGTAGCACCTACCCTATGAAGAGGGTATTAAGACCCCAGCGAAGAAAATCAATCTTCTGGTTCTGGCTGTCGTAGCACCTACCCTATGAAGAGGGTATTAAGACACTCCTTCCGCCTGTGCCCCAGCGATGCTGGGGAGGTCGTAGCACCTACCCTATGAAGAGGGTATTAAGACCGATTAAAAGGTCTCCGTTATCGCAGCTAGCGACTGTCGTAGCACCTACCCTATGAAGAGGGTATTAAGACAGTAGTTTTTTACACAAATGTGTCGCAGGGAAGAGGTCGTAGCACCTACCCTATGAAGAGGGTATTAAGACCTTAAATAATCCACCTCATTAGCGGTCATAACAGTGTCGTAGCACCTACCCTATGAAGAGGGTATTAAGACAACTTTGTAGTTCTTTGGGTATTATCATGATGTCGTAGCACCTACCCTATGAAGAGGGTATTAAGACTAAAAGGTGGTTGCGAGTTAGACACTGCTATCTCTGTCGTAGCACCTACCCTATGAAGAGGGTATTAAGACGACGAAATTGTTCAACGTGATAGCAACTACGGCGGGTCGTAGCACCTACCCTATGAAGAGGGTATTAAGACAATTTTTTTCAGTTGTCTTCATTAGAGCATCCCGTCGTAGCACCTACCCTATGAAGAGGGTATTAAGACTCTTTAGTGTGGACACTATAATTTTCTTCTGGTCGTAGCACCTACCCTATGAAGAGGGTATTAAGACTTCACGCCTACTCCTTTCTTCGTGTTTTGCCCTCGTCGTAGCACCTACCCTATGAAGAGGGTATTAAGACTTTTGTTGCCCATGCCCTTTTTCTCGTATCGCTCCGTCGTAGCACCTACCCTATGAAGAGGGTATTAAGACGTTACAATTAAGTTCAACTTTGCGACCTGAAGGGTCGTAGCACCTACCCTATGAAGAGGGTATTAAGACTTTCGAGTAAAAACTACTGCATACCTACCGAGATACGTCGTAGCACCTACCCTATGAAGAGGGTATTAAGACTTTTGCCCAGAAGAATCTCTAGAACTCCAGCTTCGTCGTAGCACCTACCCTATGAAGAGGGTATTAAGACAACATTAATATCATCACTACTCCCGTTAGTGACGTCGTAGCACCTACCCTATGAAGAGGGTATTAAGACCGAAGGATTTTTGATCTTGCGACAAATCTGCACGAGGTCGTAGCACCTACCCTATGAAGAGGGTATTAAGACCGTTGGAGAGGTTGTCAATTGCTTCTTTCTCGGAACGTCGTAGCACCTACCCTATGAAGAGGGTATTAAGACTTCCTCTAGGCTCTCCATTTTTAAAGAAAATGGGGTCGTAGCACCTACCCTATGAAGAGGGTATTAAGACATGACGCTCGAGCGACCAGTTAAACGCAGGTACTGTCGTAGCACCTACCCTATGAAGAGGGTATTAAGACGCGTTGCCACTGCTGGCAACGTAACTTTCCGCTGTCGTAGCACCTACCCTATGAAGAGGGTATTAAGACCTCCTCAGCCTGCGCATTTGCTTGTGCGTCTGCCTGTCGTAGCACCTACCCTATGAAGAGGGTATTAAGACATAGCCCGGCTTAGGCGGATTACCTTGAGCTAAGGTCGTAGCACCTACCCTATGAAGAGGGTATTAAGACCAAATTAACAGCGGGCTTTCGCCTACTCTCATCCCATCCTTTTTCACCTTTCTCTCTTATTCTGATTCCAAACTTTGAGCATATCGAATATAATAGCTTATTCGTCCTTGTTGCTTTGTCTCTAAGAGGGGAAAAGTGATTTACAATTTTGAGTGGAATCCGAATAAAGCCAAGAAAAATATCCGGAAGCATAAGGTCAGCTTTGAAGAAGCGTCTACAGTGTTTCGTGACCCAGCAGCTTTGACAATATTTGACCCTGACCATAGTGAAACGGAAGACAGGTGGCTAACAGTCGGAATTTCCAGAGCTGGCAAAGTGCTGTTGGTTTGTCATACATATAAGCAAGTTGACGTGGAAACGGCAATAATTCGTATATTTTCAAGCCGGAAAGCCACTGCATCTGAAAAAAGGGAATATGGTGAGTGAGATGAGAAAAGAGTATGATTTTTCCCAAGGCGAACGAGGAAAATTTTTAAAAAAAGATGTCAAGCTCAACCTTCCTGTTTACCTTGAAGACGATATTTTTGATTATATTGAAAAAATTGCAAAAAAAAGAAAAGCTGATGTGTCTTCTGTTGTTAATCAGCTTTTACGTAGCGATATTCAAATGATTGAATCTGTTAAGTAGAACCTGATTCTTTCAGAGACTCGCGTTAAGCTGTAGCACCTACCCTATGAAGAGGGTATTAAGACCGTAGGGGCGACCGGCCGGTCGCCCCTACGCCCCGTGCAATCTTTTCAGAAATTCCACCTTCTTCCGCAGTTGCCGTGTGTCTGCCCTTGATGTCTCCACCAAGACAGGCCGGGCAAACACCCCGGCTGAAAATGCTTTTTTCATCCCACCCCCTCCTTTTTCACCACCCCCAGAAAACATATTGATAAACCACCCAATACAGGTAGTATTCAGGTGAGAACATCCAAACGAGCCGCCAACTTGCCCGGCATCCGTCCGACACCTGAAGGAGCAACATGGAGAAATTAGGCTTAGGGATACAGGAACTGGCTGTATTCAAAGAGAAGGGGCTGATCTATGTGGATAAAACCGAGCTTATTGAAAAACTGATAAACAGTGGCAAATACTATTTCCTCTCCCGGCCCAGACGCTTTGGTAAATCCCTGCTGGTCAACACAATCCAGGAGCTTTTTTCCGGCAACAAAGACCTGTTCACAGGCTGTCACGTACATGATTCCTGGAACTGGGAGGAGAAACACCCGGTCATAAAGATCAGCTTTTCAGAGATGAACTACCGGCAGGACGGTCTGGAAAAGGCCCTGGAGGACTCCCTGCTGCAATTAGCTGAGGAGCATGGTGTCCAATTTACTACATCAGGTTACGGCAACAGGTTTCTGGAGCTGATCAAGGCGGTGGGCAGGGAAACACCGGCGGTTGTCCTGATTGATGAATACGATAAACCAATTATTGATTATCTGGAAAAATCCGCCAACGAACAGGCCGAAGCAAATCGGGAAATACTGAAAACCTTCTATACCGGCATCAAGGATCAGGACAGGTTTCTCCGCTTCCTCCTGATCACCGGGGTATCCAAGTTCAGCAAGGTTTCCATCTTCAGCGACCTGAACCACCTGACCGACATCACCGTGTCCAGGCATTTTGCTGCGATAGCCGGGTACAGCGAAGCGGAAATCAGGCGGCATTACCCACAGTACCTGACCGCGCTCAGCCGGGATTACAACCTCTCCGAAGACGAGATGATGAAGGAGATTGCCCTCTGGTATAACGGCTACTCCTGGGACGGCAAGACCTTCCTCTTTAACCCCTATTCGATCATCAGTCTGTTTTTTCACCAGATATTTAAGAATTTCTGGTTCGAAACCGGCACCCCAACCTTTCTTGTTCAACGGATCAAGGAGTCTGGCCGGAAGATCAACGAGTCCATAAGCAAGGAGATCAACGAATCCGTCTTTAGCAGGTATGATGTCGATAATATGAACACCACAGCCATCATGTTTCAGACAGGCTACCTGACCATCAAGGAGTTTGACTGGAGACGGAACAAGTACCGCCTTGATTTCCCGAACAAAGAGGTCCGTGAATCCTTTCTCCATTTTGCTGCGGAGCATTATGTGGGCAGCTCCCAGGATGAGATGGGCGGCATTACGGAAATGCTGGCCGAGGCCCTTGCCTTGAACGATATGCAGAGCTTTTTTATTGCCCTGCAAGCCCTGTTCAGTTCAATAGCGGTCAAGCAGCTGGACAAAGTGAAGGAATACGAAGGATTTTATCATTCCGTGATCTATATTGTCCTGAAGCTCCTCGGTATGCAGATCGCCTGTGAAGTGCAGTCAAATTTCGGCACCACAGATGCGGTCCTGCAAACAGCGGAACATATCTATGTGCTTGAGTTCAAAATGGGCACTGCCGCCTCGGCACTGGAACAGATCAAAAAGAGAAAATATCACACGCCGTATCTTGCCGATCAACGGGGTTTGGTGCTTGTCGGTTTCGGTTTTGACAAGGCGGAACGAAATCTGACGGATTTTCTTGCTGAGGAGATAGAGAATCGGTGAACAAAATAACTTTTGTTATCAATACGCTTTCTCCTTGCCGGACATTAAGGTTGATTCACCCTGCCGGAGCAAAATGCGCGAACCTCAAGCAGACATTTTGGGAAATACATTTTTATGGCCAATAACAACCCTGATACAGCAAGTTACACGGAAAAACAGAAAAACAGGTTCGCAGTGCTTGAAATTATTATAAAAAGAGGTAATATGAGGCCTGTTGTAACGGGTGTTGCAACCGGTCTGACAGGGGTTCGCGCAAACCACCTTGCAGCTCTTTGATGTTAAAAGAGAAAAAAGGGTGACAGTTGCAGCACCCCACCCTATGAAGAGGGTATTGAGACCCAGCCTGGAACATCAACGGTTGCCTTGTATACTGTTGCAGCACCCCACCCTATGAAGAGGGTATTGAGACTCAATTACTTTTGTTTTTTTCTTGCGATATATTCTTGTTGCAGCACCCCACCCTATGAAGAGGGTATTGAGACATATCCACCGTTGCCAGATTTTTATGAGTCGCGTGGTTGCAGCACCCCACCCTATGAAGAGGGTATTGAGACATGGTTTTAACAACTCTGGGCCTAAAATCGTTTGGTTGCAGCACCCCACCCTATGAAGAGGGTATTGAGACAAGTGCGTATTCTCTAGCCTTCCAAGCTACTTCCGTTGCAGCACCCCACCCTATGAAGAGGGTATTGAGACACTTAACATTTTTTTTTCTCCGTTTGTTTTTATGAGTTGCAGCACCCCACCCTATGAAGAGGGTATTGAGACGAGGTCAAACTCTTCAGCGACTTCGCTGTCGCTGAGTTGCAGCACCCCACCCTATGAAGAGGGTATTGAGACATCGGAAGCTTAATTTCAGACTCGCCAGAAGGATGTTGCAGCACCCCACCCTATGAAGAGGGTATTGAGACGCCCATCAACAATCCTTATGCGCCGGGCCGGACTTGTTGCAGCACCCCACCCTATGAAGAGGGTATTGAGACTTGGCTTTGCCGGTCAAGAGCAATGGCAAAAAGACGTTGCAGCACCCCACCCTATGAAGAGGGTATTGAGACCGAGTCGATTACGAAGAAATGAGCTTTGCGTACCGTTGCAGCACCCCACCCTATGAAGAGGGTATTGAGACCGAGCTGGAGCACTGAGCCTTTAAGGTCCCCCTCGTTGCAGCACCCCACCCTATGAAGAGGGTATTGAGACCTGCTCCCTTCAGCATCAAAAACAACAAATCCCTGTTGCAGCACCCCACCCTATGAAGAGGGTATTGAGACAACCCAGCAGGGTAGTTATGCCCTCGCTCCGGGCACGTTGCAGCACCCCACCCTATGAAGAGGGTATTGAGACAAGTTCTTCATAGTATTCTGACAGGGCAATGAGCGCGTTGCAGCACCCCACCCTATGAAGAGGGTATTGAGACAGGAGTGTATGCATGTCTTTCGGCAACAGCGGTTGTTGCAGCACCCCACCCTATGAAGAGGGTATTGAGACATTGTCACTCAAATCTACCGAGGCGGTGAGGTCGTTGCAGCACCCCACCCTATGAAGAGGGTATTGAGACTGTCCAGGAGAGTTTTTTTGCGTAGCGCAACCAGAGTTGCAGCACCCCACCCTATGAAGAGGGTATTGAGACACGCTATTCTCCTTGCCCCGTTGCCGGGGCGGTTGGTTGCAGCACCCCACCCTATGAAGAGGGTATTGAGACCACGTCTTGTCAGTGCCTTTTTTGCGCTGGATTTTGTTGCAGCACCCCACCCTATGAAGAGGGTATTGAGACCCCTAAAGGATCTTGCCAGATCATGATATCCTCGGTTGCAGCACCCCACCCTATGAAGAGGGTATTGAGACTGCTCCCGTGTTGGTCGTTGCGATACCGGATAAAGGTTGCAGCACCCCACCCTATGAAGAGGGTATTGAGACGTCGCAGAGTAAGGTCGCTGTCCACATTTAAAAGTTGCAGCACCCCACCCTATGAAGAGGGTATTGAGACAGCTTCAGCCAGCACCTCTTCATGCCACCCTTCAGTTGCAGCACCCCACCCTATGAAGAGGGTATTGAGACCAGGCGAAAGCCTCGGTATTGTTGCGGCTGCTACCGTTGCAGCACCCCACCCTATGAAGAGGGTATTGAGACATGCACCTCAAGGGCGTAGAGGGGTCAGGAAAGTCAAGTTGCAGCACCCCACCCTATGAAGAGGGTATTGAGACTTGTATTCCTGCGGCTCTACCACTATCTTATATGGCGTTGCAGCACCCCACCCTATGAAGAGGGTATTGAGACCGTTTACGTTTGCGGCGCTTTGCGCGCCTATCCAGGTTGCAGCACCCCACCCTATGAAGAGGGTATTGAGACAGGTCACAGAGCAGAGTCTTTGGCTTAATACGGGGTTGCAGCACCCCACCCTATGAAGAGGGTATTGAGACCATTTGTCGCGTGGTATCGCCCGCAAAATATATGAGTTGCAGCACCCCACCCTATGAAGAGGGTATTGAGACTACATTGTGAGCAGGTTATATCAGGCACGATTCCGTTGCAGCACCCCACCCTATGAAGAGGGTATTGAGACCTCCTCGCCCCGCTCCGGGGCGGTTGTTTTTAGGTTGCAGCACCCCACCCTATGAAGAGGGTATTGAGACGTATGGTTGACCATGCAATTCTCTTTTGTATCAAGTTGCAGCACCCCACCCTATGAAGAGGGTATTGAGACACCGCACTGATCCAGGGTTTTAAACTCAACCCGGGTTGCAGCACCCCACCCTATGAAGAGGGTATTGAGACAGCCAGATCCCTGGATCTAGAAAGGATATATTCCGTTGCAGCACCCCACCCTATGAAGAGGGTATTGAGACCGCTCTCCAGCTCCACACGTCCTTTGCTGCTGCGTTGCAGCACCCCACCCTATGAAGAGGGTATTGAGACGTTCCGTATGGTAAAAATCCACGGTAAAACTTTGTTGCAGCACCCCACCCTATGAAGAGGGTATTGAGACTGCCAATAGCCTCCCGGTCCCTTTTCCGCCTCCGTTGCAGCACCCCACCCTATGAAGAGGGTATTGAGACACTGCGGGGGTAATGCGTGGGGGTGGGGTACTTGTTGCAGCACCCCACCCTATGAAGAGGGTATTGAGACAAAGAGATAGAGGCCCAACTCAATGCCCGCCGCGTTGCAGCACCCCACCCTATGAAGAGGGTATTGAGACGCCAATCCATTCACGCATCATGGGAAACCGCTCGGTTGCAGCACCCCACCCTATGAAGAGGGTATTGAGACCTTGCCCGCCGTGTTTGTTGATTACTGTTTTGGTTGCAGCACCCCACCCTATGAAGAGGGTATTGAGACCGTAGGGGCGACCGGCCGGTCGCCCCTACGCCCCGTGCAATCTTTTCAGAAATTCCACCTTCTTCCGCAGTTGCCGTGTGTCTGCCCTTAATGCTTCCACCGAGATGTCTCCACCAAGACAGGCCGGGCAAACACCCCGGCTGAAAATGCTTTTTTCATCCCACCCCCTCCTTTTTCACCACCCCCAGAAAACATATTGATAAACCACCCAATACAGGTAGTATTCAGGTGAGAACATCCAAGCCTTGCAAGGTGGGCTACCGAGGTAAAACGATAAGACAGCCCCGTATATAGATTCAGGAAAAGATATGAAAAAACTCAGCCTAGGCATCCAGAACTTCCCAGCCTTCCAAGCCAACAACCTCATCTACGTCGACAAGACCCAGCTTATCCACAGGCTCATAGACGACGGAAGCTACTACTTCCTCTCCCGGCCCCGGCGCTTCGGCAAATCCCTACTGGTCA is from Candidatus Electrothrix sp. GW3-4 and encodes:
- the cmr5 gene encoding type III-B CRISPR module-associated protein Cmr5, which codes for MQTRQQKDSLRALEDVQAIRDSNEDDLKKTYARAVYRFPFLVRQNGLQQTLGFYEGKAKDSSSSGTEGDVSHGNAEEEFLKHIAQVLGIERSDLISTISGADVEKYMYLSRRCLEVALWYRRFTASVLGVDITGNPTEEQVTAEGGKE
- a CDS encoding PD-(D/E)XK nuclease domain-containing protein encodes the protein MIEFKYFSNSEFKKMKTSIADFQLRPQDTEQIAGYADGLRQEYPGARIALFVIYCFGNQGFRVIEVK
- the cas6 gene encoding CRISPR system precrRNA processing endoribonuclease RAMP protein Cas6; amino-acid sequence: MQPCTPHLILAEYRFTFTARDPLTLPLFSDPLRRSVFGLALHQQSCIAPNADCADCMLCHQCDFAFFIKGPRPPEAEIMRKVGTVPLPHIFHSDQCGAASISPGGQFSHGLVLAGAACKRLPAVIRAMEKSGRLGFGSDRAKAELLQVAQVLPGGQRLIWDQQGEVQDSIMEQALVPPAPAALRLHFLTPYLPSDKSFRPETLEISRLLMAVIRRVSLLQYFYMGCPLEADFRALKDCAAQSEVMNIALRSHTTTWWSARQGREVELRGFLGTVDFAPRDPELFWPFLWLGQWLHIGKQASKGFGRYQVLSWGDG
- a CDS encoding BrnT family toxin, which encodes MIYNFEWNPNKAKKNIRKHKVSFEEASTVFRDPAALTIFDPDHSETEDRWLTVGISRAGKVLLVCHTYKQVDVETAIIRIFSSRKATASEKREYGE
- a CDS encoding AAA family ATPase; the encoded protein is MEKLGLGIQELAVFKEKGLIYVDKTELIEKLINSGKYYFLSRPRRFGKSLLVNTIQELFSGNKDLFTGCHVHDSWNWEEKHPVIKISFSEMNYRQDGLEKALEDSLLQLAEEHGVQFTTSGYGNRFLELIKAVGRETPAVVLIDEYDKPIIDYLEKSANEQAEANREILKTFYTGIKDQDRFLRFLLITGVSKFSKVSIFSDLNHLTDITVSRHFAAIAGYSEAEIRRHYPQYLTALSRDYNLSEDEMMKEIALWYNGYSWDGKTFLFNPYSIISLFFHQIFKNFWFETGTPTFLVQRIKESGRKINESISKEINESVFSRYDVDNMNTTAIMFQTGYLTIKEFDWRRNKYRLDFPNKEVRESFLHFAAEHYVGSSQDEMGGITEMLAEALALNDMQSFFIALQALFSSIAVKQLDKVKEYEGFYHSVIYIVLKLLGMQIACEVQSNFGTTDAVLQTAEHIYVLEFKMGTAASALEQIKKRKYHTPYLADQRGLVLVGFGFDKAERNLTDFLAEEIENR
- the cmr6 gene encoding type III-B CRISPR module RAMP protein Cmr6: MSFQMIRPKLPHKRETDQTDWQNSSLFLDKGFQKWETNDGDRGEAIGKHIKVACEIDVPEVYKAAYTRWLGETANKESFARWFGKLDGTRLFIGLGMDHALEAQVCRHPVYGMPYIPGSALKGLARAEAKRYAKKQEEEESKKFNKVIDILFGPDCNDSDDPEAEANTGYLIFHDAWWIPGGKAGGCQQKPYIPEIVTVHAVEYYTNQGKKEAPHPDMESPNPNHQIAVQGSFYFVVEGVQQWAELGMKFLTLGLQEEGIGGKISAGYGYFVWDEKTKKNGENIAREWVQKTKEAQQQVRINNLSESEYLVYTLNKLVEEYQKNSKVLGERGRSKILQQAAEIEKYEKWPALYNKENALVAVAHAKSVATITKKRAAKNETTNHHRRKKSKLEPENVRNKRIRSNSDYPEGILFTSKG